The Fusarium falciforme chromosome 4, complete sequence genomic interval TTTCGCTATTCTTTCTACATAACGAGCTCTTTGTAATCAACCATGTTAAGCCTACTAAGTAGTCCTATTAAGCATTTGCGAAGTGGTCGGGATGTCACCCTCTCAAGCTATTATCGCGCGCCAAATGCGGGACAGGGATCGTTCGGCCAGAGCCTGCTGACAATATTCAATAATGGCGCGTGATATTGGTTCCCCGGAGAAACAGGCTGTTGAGTCGACGTTAAACGAGTGACATGCTTGTCAGGCACCGACAGCAAATAGAGGGATCCGCCAAGGCTGAATTCTAACTTTAATACCTTACCGAAGTGCTTGGCGATGCCTAGAAGCCGCACCAGTGACAACCTCCCGGGATGATGCTTAGTGGGTGCCTGTCAAGCCCTGGCGGCGCCCTTGGGCGTTAAGCACGGCACTTGGAGCACATGAGCGGAGATGGCGCTcgtttatttaattttctgAAACTCAGCTCGCGTATCTGCCTTGCCGTTAGTGGAGGAATGGATCCTTTGTGCCTTGCGTGGCTTGTCCTTGCATATGAGTGTGGACTAGTTTCTTCAGTCTAGACTCGTTCCAGCCTCTTTGGAGTTCAGCCGTAGCCAGAAATAAAGGACATGTGCCTCGTCCCGCCGAGTTATCCGGTCTCGACCGCTGATAAAGACAAGTTATGTAAAGGGAATGCTGTCCCCCGCGTTTTCTGTCCGTCTTGTCTTCTCGATATCATCACTGTTGTTAGTGCTGCTCTATCAGCACAACTCGCCAAGATGCCTTTCGACTTCAAGGCCTACGATGAGAAGTGCAGGGGACTcaccctcgaggagctccagCGCGAGTGGGAGCATTACACCCGCCTCATCTCCGGCGCCGCAACCTCTACGGCCGTCTCAGGCATGGCCATCCCCCTCACCCTCGGTGTGTCGACCATCGGCGTGGCCATGGCCGCACCCGCTATTCACAACGCCCGCAAGAAGCGAGAGATTATCGAGCGACACCTCAACAGGCACAATTCGACGCATCACACACGAAAGCGCGACGTCCTAGGGAGCATGGCCGTTAGCGGCACTATCGGCGTTGTTACACTGGGAGTTGGTTCAATGGGTGCCGATGCTGTCGCTACTGCTGGAGCAGAGCATGGAATCCAGTCGATTGTAGCCAACGAAACCGCCATCAAGATTGCGACGCATGCTGCCCTTGACGGAGCGGGAATGGCTGTTGAGCACAAACACACAGATCgtctcaagaagaaggatgcccTCAAGGCGTTCAAGAAAGCTGGAGTTTTCCAGGCCGTCCAAGACGCCAAGGCCGCCGAAGCTGGATATTCGATCCAGCCCTACAACCAGCAGGGGTACCCTTATGCTGCCGCTGGTAGCTCCTCTCAAGCACCTCCcattcctcctcccccaccaTACACTCCTGCCGATGGGCAGACACCGGCTCCTCCCACTTATGCGTTGAATGCGAATGGTTATCCTCAGGACTTCAAGGCACCCATCGCTTATACCCCAGCACCTCAGGGTCAACAGTACATGACCCCAGATGCCACCGGCCAGCAGCCTGCGCCGCAATACTATGGCTATCCTCCACAGCAGGGTGCTCCTCAACAACAGGCTCCCTATCAGCAGCAACCCGGTCAACAACCCTATCAGCAACCTGTCTCCTACCAGCAGCAAGTTCCTGGTCAACAGGTGCCTCAGCAACAGGTCTTTTCTCCTCAGCAGGTTCCCGCCCAGCACCAAGCCATCCCTCAGCAGCCACCGCCCGGTCATTCTTCCGCACCTTCAATCAGTGCCCAGGTTCTCTCACCACCACAGACCCCAGCCGTGGGATATCCTCCCCAGGTCGTGCAGGCACAGCAAAACGTCCAGTCTCCTGCTGTCTCTCAACCACAGCCGCATGAGCAACCAGGTTACTTTCCCCAGACGGCGGCGAACCTACCCAACAACCCTGCCCCTTCAACTCAAGTGTACGACATGTCAGGCATCAAGGGCGCTCTTCCAGCTCAAACGCCTGCACCAACGGGTTCATCATATCAGCCTCCGCCACCCCAGCAGTACTCTAGTGCACCTCTGCCGACACCTGCTCAAGAACAGCCCCAGACTTACACATATCTCCCCGCGCAAACGCCTCAACCAGCTGTAGCAGGATACCCTCCACCAATCTCACTTCCTCCTCAACCAACTCCTCAGCCGGCGCCTGCTCAAGTAACTTCAGTCTCGGTTCCTCCGCCACCAACACCGCAGCCGGTGTCTACAGTCCAAGTGCCACCAGTCTCGGTGCCTCCTCAGACCACACCGCAAGCGGTACCTACACTTCAGACACCTTCAGTCGAGTACCAGCAACCAACCGGCCCTGGCTCCCAACCCCAGTACTATCCGCAAGCCACGTACCAACACACTGGAACATATCAACAAACCCAggtgccgccgcctcctcctcaagagcACCCTGACAGGAGGGCTTCGATGATCAGCACGCCACAGCAGCCTCTCGCTCCACACCCTACCTACAATCCTCAACACTACCAACCAGCATCTCACCAACAAGCGTATACCCAGTCTGCGTATCCAACTGCTCACACACCTGCGCCGCCCCAGCAAACGCCTGCACCATATCAAGCAGCGCAATATCAggctcctccccctcctccccctgtCGCCAGCACCAATGCCCCTCAGTATCAACTCAGCGCGCACTACACGGTTCCAGGTCAACCTCACGAGCAGTATAAGCCAGGCAATCAATATCCGAACGGACAGCCCGCGCATCAGCCCCAGTACAGCCAACAGTATTACTACCCCCCAACTCCGGCCTCGTTGCCTACTTCTCCCCCAGCAGTGCAGTAAGCTGGTGCCCTGGTTCTTGGATGAAATTGGTGTTATGAGCGGGTTGAAAGCGAGCACGAAGTTAATGAAGCAACGTATATGCTATTGGGATCGATGTTTGATAATAAATATTCTCTATTACACCTCTCAGTCCAAGTGCACATCCCTCCGCTAGACCTGTGATGTATGTTCCCAATACAGTACACTCACCTGCGCCACATGCTTCTCTCTCGGTACGCTTTTCCACTGATCAGGCACAATCTTCTGAGTGGTCAATCCTCGAACAGGAGGGACAAAATTTGGGTACAAAAGCAAACTCTGGGCTCGCGCGGCACGCTCTCAATCGGCCAATAATGTCTGTAATTAAGACGGCCCTGAAAGCCAACAAGGATCGTGTTGTTGACTAGCGTAATAGGCCCACAGAAAGGATTCAAGCGCCTGGGCATTGTTACTGAGCTGAGGGCATGCGTGATTCTCTCCATTATCGGTGTAAATAGTTGTTCAGCATCAGCAAGCTCTCGCAATTGCTAGAGACAAATAAGCCAAGATGAGGAAACCAAGATGGCATTCAACCAGCATCCCATCTACGATACCTATCAAATCTCGGAAAGGCGTCGCAATCCGTCCTCCAAGTCACGATCAACTGCGCTATCTAGCGCCACAGTCGATAGTCTCAGCGACCCAGGCTTCTTTGGACGCTTCATTTGGGATCGATTGGCAAAGCCACCTCCCGATGGTGACAGTTCCTTTTTTAAACAGCCTGTATCCCAAACTTCCTCTCCTGGATCTTGGTCTCCAGCGATTGTCTCTCTTTACCCGTCACTCGTTTCCAGTCGTTCGTTATTacatcatcgccaacatgAGGACCGTGATCCCCCTTCTTCAGCTTTTGGCTCTTGGCCATCAGGCCGCTGCGTCAGTGTGCAGGCCGCGAGTGACGTCGTCTTCCGTCTCTGTTGAGTCCGTCACCACTTCTGCTTCGACTGCCTCCTCCAGCACGGTCTCGTCTACTGGTTCCGAGACTACCACCTGGAGCAGCACCGAGACTGTTTCCCTGAGCACTACCGAAAccgcctcctcgtccaccgGGTCGGCATCTTTGAGCACCACTGAAAGTGCCACCATCAGTACCACTGAGACAGCTTCCTCGAGCACCACCGACTCCTCCACCGTCGTCTCGACCACTAGCAGCGCGTCCGAGAGCATCTCGACCGActcctccaccatcaccTCTAGCACGCTATTcacctcgacaacctcgaccGCCGAGGCTTCGTCCACCACATCCTCCGTCCCCGAAGGTCCACCGGAGCTCCTCGTCAACAGAGGCTTCGAGGACAAGGACTCCCTGAGCCCCTGGCAGCAGTACCAGAATTGGGGAaccctcgccatcgccactGATGAGTCCCATTCAGGCGGCCAGTCTGCCCACATAACCTGGTCATCCCCCCTCACCCCTCGGGGCCAGTACGACTACAACACCGGCGTCACCCAACCCGTGCCGGTCTCCAAGGTTATGGCTGACACGCAGTACGAATTCTCCGCCTGGGTCAAATTGTCCCCCAGCATGAGGTGCCAAGATTTCTACATCGCTTGCTCCATCGGGGATGGCTTCATGCCTGGTTCCTTCAAGTCCACAGCCGTTCCTGGCGTTGGTGGCTGGTTGCAGCTCCAGACGACTTGTCAGTGGACTCAGAACTGGCTGAACGCGGGACCAGGAGTGGCAATCATTGGCCAGTGCACTGAGGCCGATTACTATGTCGACGACGCCAGTTTCAAGCTAGTCGTTTAGGGGTTTATCTAACATTCTGTCCGGTTAGAGTCTTAGAAGCGAGGGTGTTTTGGGGGAAGGGGGTTTCTGGATGCACAAACCTGTACATACATCTTCTTCAAGAACACGCACACGCATTGGATATATACATCTTTTTATGGCATCACAGATCACGACTGTCCTACCAATGACGTACCAAGCATTTGTCCAATCACCGAAGCAAGTTCCGTCTCCATGTGCGGCGGAGAGCTAGGCTCAGCCCAATGCCAACCACAAGGCTTAAATTGGGAAAGCTAAGCCTCTGTTTTGTTCCAGTACTCAATCCCAAATCTGTGGCGTAGCTCCTGCAACCTCGCGTCACTCAGAGAGCCATTGCCTGACTACTCGTTCAGAGGTGGACTCGAGTTTCGAACTACAAGCTCTCACGCCATGCTTTTCAGAAGATTCACAACCAGCCATTGTGGCAGAGAGCATTAGCAGTGCTCTTTCAGCTCGCAGCTAATGGTACACGTGGTTCCACTGTTTCATACCCCCATTCGGCTTCTCCGCTACGCCATTCCTTCAGTCTGGGCATGGATCCTCCAGCACCTCGCTTACCACCTCAAGGCACACAGCTCTTCTTTGATTATACATTCAACATGCTGTATACGCAGATCATTGAGCCTAGCATCGGCATGCTTGCATTAGCTCACCTGTCAGGCCGTATGTTGGCGGTCAAGACGGTCTATGGCCAGGCTCTCTCGGCCTTATTAACACATCCCTGGTTTAGGCAGCAGAATTTTGACCACCATATTAAGATGGCAGGTCTGTTGTTTCTCTGGATTGTTTCATCTCTGGTCAGACTGAGAATATCTTTCAATTCCAAGCTTGACACTTTTCAAAAGACGGGCGAGGCCGTCAACCTCCACGCATACCAAACTCCAACACGGCCAAGGCATGCTATTTTGTAAAGTGCATGTGAGACACTGCAGCCGTCAATGCAACATTGACAGCATCAGCAAAGCACAGACCGGGTGGTCGAATGCATCACCTGTCAAAAGTGCCTCATTCTGGCAGTACACATTCTCCAGGCCTCAAGACACCAGTTGAATGTCTCGTGGCATTAACTTTATGTAAGTTTTATCATATACATTAAACCTCATGTCATGCTCGACATCGCTCAGCGACTCTCTCGTCACGAGTCTAACGGGGTTACACCTTCATCTCATACCAGCTCCAAGCAGCAGGTCTCTAACCACGCCTCATATTCGATAGACATAACCACGCCGGCCAATGCCCCCTCTTCCCTGAAGAGTTTGTCGACACCCGTCCAAAGCTCTTTGCGCTCATCGTACTTGACCCGGAATCTCCAGCCTTCAGCTTGAGGATCTTCCTCTGGTCATATCCCTTTCTCAGCAGAGCCTTTTGTAGGTCATTCTGACCATACCTATCCGTCCCTTCTATGCTTGCGCCCTTGCAGATCAGCACCCTGATGATGCGATGGAGTTCTGTCTCGCTCTGTCCTTGCCGAAGTGCAAGCATCAGCGGTGTCCTGTTCCCTGAGCAGAAGGCGTTTACGTCGGCTCCCTTATCAACCAGGATCTTGACAAGCCCGGCTTGAAGCTGATAGCAAAACAGGTGCAGAGCCGTCTGCCCATAACCGTCCTTAGTGTCAATCGCGACATTCTCCAAGCCAGGACGACTCGGAAGACTCCTAACAGTCTCTATCGCTTGGAGCACTATCCGAAGCGTCTCCTTGTCTCGACACCTATGAATGGGTGTTTGTCTGTTTCTGTCTctgacaaggacaaggtacGGCCTTGTTAGAAGCTCCTTCAAAACCTCAATGTTTGAGTTGCTAACAGCGACAAGAAGAGGTGTGTCACCATTCCTATCCTCCATCTCATAGAACTTTTCCAGCGTCATGAGCTCCGCCAGCACCGACATGTCCATTCCCCGATCTCGGGCAGCCACATGTAACGGTGTATCTCCATCCTCGTTTGTGAGTTGGGTAAAGATgagctcatcctcgccagTCACATCGAATCCCTTGGAAGTACACCAACCGACAGTTCTGGCAAGATCATCCCGTCTCGGGATAAAGCTGTCCCCTAGTTCATCGCGCATCTCGGCTCGAAACGCGTCCACATCAACATGTCTTCTGTTCATCTGGTATTGCCTCTCAGTCAAGTTGTAGGTCTCGCAAATCTGTCGATGGTACTGCTCCTTCCCCAGCCGTATATAATCGTCGAGGGCGCGTCGGAAGAACTTGATGGACTTTTCTGGTTCGTTGAGATCTGCAAACATCTCGGCAATCCTGCGCTGCTCATCGCACAGCTGGGGAGTCGGATGAGGACGTGACTCTTCCAGAACCGTGGAGCCGAGGACGTTGAGCCTCTCAACAGCACTTGCAACGGCTGTTTGATCGTGCTTCTGGCATGAAATGACGATGGCGACGTACTTCTCCGCCAGGTTCACCCGTTCTGCCATGTCCAACGCATAACTTGGCTGTTGCTCCCTCAGCTCTTTTCCGAGGTCAATAGCTTGCAGTTGGAATGGCAGGGCAAGGATGGGCATGTCAGCCTCAAAGAAGCGAGTGGCCCAGTTCTGTGCTGCCTCAAACTTGTACTGAAGCTCTCTGACGCTGCTCTTTCTGCGTCCCGACGGTGGCAGCAGGAGGCGTTCAGTTTGTGCACTCGATGGGTTCGGATTCTCGCGGAAGTACTGCGTCGCCGTGTCCGTCAGCAAGGCCTGGGTGGTTTGCCTCCATGTCTGCAGCTTCTGATCGTCGGTCGATAATCGTGGGAAGGTCGTTCCGAGCTCGTTGAGGACCTCTCTGACTCTCTCGACGGGGCCTGGCTCTAATCTACCTCGAGGTGTCAGAAGGGATCAAAGAAAAAGGTAAGTACTTACTTACAAGCTCAGGCCTGAAGTACTAATCTGGAAGATCTGGATGTTCCTGTCGACACGCTTGATTACATGGTCGTCCTGATCCAGCTTCAAGCGAAACGCCTTCATCGCCCTATCCTTGAAGGTCGAATCTCCTCCGTGGAAGACATCTGCGTCCGGTATCTCCAGCTTGGAGAGGTCTGCCTGAAAGCGTTTGAGGTATTCTCCAATGGATTCAAGATATTCCTTTTGCGTGGGTGTCAAAATGGCTACCCGCCACCTCTCTAGTCTCTCCTTCATGAGCAAGCACGACTTGGTGAGCAGGTCGCTCACCATGGTCCAGTGCTGGATGTCATCGGGGGAGTTTTTGACGGCCTTGATCAGGGCCTCAAAGACACTCCACGTCTTGAGGCCCGTCCCGATGAGGGCGATAACCGCCGAAGCTGGTTCAGCCATGGTTGAGTGAGGGTCTCACGCCCCCTCAGGCTTtgctcttgtccttctcgcGGTCTGTATGGCTTCGAAGGATGATGCTCAGCGCAAGTCCAGGCGGAACAAATGCGGAACAGGGTGAGTCTGGGGATCTCCCCACCCCCGGATTTGCGTAGTGACATATACCAAGTAAGCATACTGCACTGCCTCATAAACCCTGCAATGCGAAGGACTACTGCCTTGTATTGGGCGAGCCAACCGCCTACCGTTGGGTGCGACAAGTGACGTTCTTGGCAGTCAGGGATCCCTGTAGAGCTGGAAAGTCCTCCATCCCCCCCCCCCTGCCGCCCGTGGCTGAGTTGATCCAACACGCCTTGTTTTCAAATCGTCTCCCATGTTGGTTGTCACTCAGTATTTTGCTCAAATTGTGGCTCAGCCGTTTTCCATGACCTAAAGTGAAACCACTGATCTGCGGCTAATATGACCTGTAATTGAAAATCATCCCAACGTCGTCGAATGAGAGCCTTCGACTCACAGCCTGCAGGATACATACACAAACTGCACCACAACCGGGCGAGTATGCCTTGCAGTGACTGTTCGTGTTGGCGCTTTGTGTTACATGCATGCTGACTCGAAGCTGCATATGTCGTTGCCTATTCTCCCGCTGCAGGTTGATTTCATTTGTGATGGGATCACGAGGTTTTGGAATCACTTGTTATTTGTCTGCCTTGGAACGGGGTTGTACAAGATCAGCAAAGGCATATTTCTCCAACTTTTACTCCAATCTTGTTGAGGCCTAAATATTCACTCCCTAAACCAGTTGCATCTTTGGAGCTTGAATCAGCAGCCTCAAACTAATCATGGCTCGCCAACTAGCCGAAGCCGACGGTCGCTCTCAGCCTCGAGGCCTGatcaatggatggatcggAGAGCAGATCGAAGATCGAGAGGAGCTAGGAAATCCACTCAGTAAGCCAACAATCAATTCTCATCTTCAAGTTATCGTCTTTGTACTGACCCTTTTCAAAGCCAATGTCGAGGACAGCACTCTTCGAGAAGCCTGCAGACAGCTGTCCCAAGAACAGTCCAAGGTCCCCTTCCAACAACTCCTTGATGCTGCAGAAGTCGCCAAACACCGATACGAGTACTACTGCTTCTCAAAGGATGCCACCGACGGTACCAGCCCCCCTGACGGTCCCAGCCTAGCTCTCAAGGTAAacctcagccttgacgatAAAAAGGCTCTCGTTGCAGAGCGAGAACGGCTCTTCTCTGGCAGGGGgatgctcatcatcatctggacCGTCTCTCTTGCCGCATTCCTCCAAGGTCATGTCCAGTCGTCCATCAACGCAGGGAGTCTATTTGCCGAGACAGTTGGCATCACCCAGCCCCGTCTGATCAACCTCACTGCATCAGAGTCCAACTACACCTTTGGCTTTGTTCAAGATGCCATTAACGGTATCAATAACGGCACATACAAGGACACCTACCTGGACGATTTCATCCCCCAGAATGGCACATACAATGGGACCGATCCAGCCAAAACCGACCCACTGGGCCTCAACATGACTGGACTCGGGGCCACCAGCATTGCAAAGTGGCAGCTGGGCGGTATGAATGCCATCCCCTTCCTCACGGCAGCCTTCCCGGGCGCACCGCTCTCTCTACCTGTCAATTATTGCTTTGGTCGTCGCGGTGCCCTCGGTATCTCTGCCCTTCTCATCATTGCCAGTTCTCTGGGTTCAGCCTTTGCTTCCACATGGCAGCAGGTCCTTGGTGCAAGGATCGTCGGCGGAATAGGTGAGTCATCTCCAGGATCCGGCAGTGGCTATGCACTTCTTAAGTCTAGACTAACACATCCCCTACAGCCATGGGAATCAAAGCCGTCAGCGCCCCTATCCTCGCCTCTGAGACCGCCGTGGGCTACTGGAGAGGCTCTACCATCCTAGCATGGCAGCTATGGTAAGACAAGTCCCCTCCTTTCTGTATCTCAATCACTAACATCGACATTCAGGGTTGCATGTGGCATAATGATCGGCTTCGTCGTCAACTTGGTGATTGCCAGTGCCACAAACGTCCTCAACACGGTGCCCTCTCACATCTACCACATTCTCAGCGAGAACAGTACTGAAATCAAGAACGGCATCGAAATCATGACCCCATTCTCTTCCTCTGATTACCAATCACGCTATCTCGCCTTTCAACTAATCCTCGGCGCACCTCTCGTTCCTTCAATACTACTTCTCATCGCCCTGTGTTTTTGCTACGAGAGCCCACGGTTCTATATGAGGCCGGGGACGCCCAACTACAACCTCGAACGAGCCTTTGAGATTCTCCGCAAGGTCCGCAAGAACGAGGTTTGTATTCCCTTTATCCACTCTCAACACTGTCTTGGTCTAACAGATTCATCAGCTTCAAGCCACTCgtgacttcttcctcatctggtGGTCAATCAAGACTAGCGCTGCCAAGCAGGAAGCGAAGCAATATCCACTCAAGACCGGTCAAGTCAAGGGGGAGAGGAGggacgaggatgtcgacTCGGGCTTGACATACATGTCTCGCATCTGTGTGGTCCTCAAGCTCTCTGGAAGACAGTTCAGGCCTCTGTTCAATCAGCGGCATCTGAGAAACGCCATGTTGAGCAGCTGTACCGTTGCTCTGGCCCAGCAGCTCTGTGGCAGTATGTTCCCAGGCCTACAAGCTCTTGACTACCTACATCGCTAACTATGTTGACAGTCAACGTTTTCGCCTTTTACTCAAGTAAGTACAGTTCGAGAGAAATCAACACTTGATACTGACCAGCTTCATAGACGAGCTTTTCAGCAACTACGGAGTGGAAAAGAGTATGGGATACAGTTTTGGTTTCGGTGGTGTCAacttcttctttgccttgcTAGCAATGAGGTTTGTGTACTTGAAGAGTACCTCATTACACATCTAACCCCTCCCAGGTCCATTGATATCATCggaagaagacgatggcTCTTGTCCACCCTCCCAATGATGAGTGTCTGTTTAATGGCCTCGGCTATTGCCTACGCAGTCGATGGCACAACAGTCACACCTCGAGGAGCCCAAGCTTCCGAGTCTATTGCTGGCATCGTCTTCATCTACTGTGAGGAGCTCAAACAGACTCATGTGAAAGAGGAAATACTAATTCGTATCTTAGTGTTTGCTGCTGCATACTCTCCGGGTCTTGGTAGGTCCACATCCATGCTTTGATAAGTGTGCTTCTGACAAACCCAGGTCCAATCCCCTTTACTCTCGCCTCTGAAAGGTTCGTGTCTTGAACTATTGGGTGAATTCAGAAGCTAACCAGCCATAGTTTCCCTCTATCAAATCGAGAAGCCGTATGTTCATGATCGAAGCCATAACAGGTAGCTACGTCTTGCAATACTAACACATTCTACGCAGGGTGCTTCAGTAGCCATATCCATCAACCTGCTCTTCGCGGGCATCCTAACAATCCTAATCCCCAGCATCAACAGAGAGTTCAAGATTGAAGGTACTCTCGGATTCTTTGCTGGAATGAACGTGGTTGCCTTCATTCTCGTCTGGCTGTTTGTTGAGGAGACAAAGCGGCTACCGCTGGAGGAACTGGAAAAGGTGTACGACAACCCCAAGTTCGACTTTGCCAAGTATCAGCTCTTTACACGTCTTCTTTACCATATGAAGCGCTTGGTTTCTTGCTTCGGGGATGTGGAGGAGCCAGAGAGCTTTGACGAGATtgtgctgaggaggaggagggcgggaGATCCGGCTGACACGTCGGATGATGATGTTCCACAGCGATCAGGGACTAATTAGTCTTCCATCTTGTTACAGCTGAAGATGGCATAGTCAGGAGCCACATTTTGAACAGCCTAGCTTCCAGTAGATTGTGATACTGTACCATGGGTATAAATTGTTTAGGAAAGCAATAAGAGCCGAGCATGGACGAGATTTCAGTCCGCCCTCTGTCTATAGTTGGCCCTTTTTCAGGCATGGAAATTGACATCAGTGGTTTATCGAGTGTGTCATGCAGATAGAATAGCAAACCTGAAGCCGTCTTAAACCCCTAATGAGGAAATTTAGATGACGGTCGCACGATCAGAGCATCATCAAGGTGGGGGTCACGATGGCGGCGAAAGTCAAACTCAGCCACGAGAACTACTGGTAAATACACCCAACGGGGAATAGCATCAATCCTCGGATTTAATGGGCACTAAATTCATATTTATTACAAGATTATTGGTATTCTATTcactagctattattttaatctcAGCCGCATCCAATCCTCTGAAACTCTTGGCGCAAAGTCCAAACCCCCCCTGATGACCCTCCCCCAGAGCCCCCTAACTTTTAGCGCCCGCTGCTTAAAATGCGCCCACAACCTTAATACGTAACCCCGCGACGTCATCAGCCATCTAAAGATCACAAGACCCAACGCAGTCCAaacttcaacatcaacatccccTCCTAggatccttctcctcctaCAGCATTATCGCGATACCTCGAAGATGGCACCTCCGCGTCCATACATGTACAATTACGGCGATGGCCCGCcgtcagctcctcctccgccctACGGATACTACCCGCCGTACCAAACCCACGTCGTCGTCACCCCTCCTCGTCAGGACCGTCGACGCTCGTGCGTGAGGTTCGTCGTTTCCACGGCGCGCCAGTTCTCGCTCATCATTCcattcgtcatcgtcatcctgaGCATATGGTGGTCCTTCCGGTATCAGGTATGCCCCAGCGATGCCGCCGTGGGACACCCATGCTCGTGGCTGCTGTGGTTGAGTCTGCCCATCGTATGCAACCCTATCATGCTTTCCACCGCCAAAATGCCATGCTAACATAAACTCAGGCTATCGCCTCGGCTATCTGGAGCATCGCCATGATCATTTCGGCCCGTCGCGCCCTCCATCACATGTCACATGTACCCACGCCCGTCAATGCTG includes:
- a CDS encoding MFS domain-containing protein, whose amino-acid sequence is MARQLAEADGRSQPRGLINGWIGEQIEDREELGNPLSKPTINSHLQVIVFVLTLFKANVEDSTLREACRQLSQEQSKVPFQQLLDAAEVAKHRYEYYCFSKDATDGTSPPDGPSLALKVNLSLDDKKALVAERERLFSGRGMLIIIWTVSLAAFLQGHVQSSINAGSLFAETVGITQPRLINLTASESNYTFGFVQDAINGINNGTYKDTYLDDFIPQNGTYNGTDPAKTDPLGLNMTGLGATSIAKWQLGGMNAIPFLTAAFPGAPLSLPVNYCFGRRGALGISALLIIASSLGSAFASTWQQVLGARIVGGIAMGIKAVSAPILASETAVGYWRGSTILAWQLWVACGIMIGFVVNLVIASATNVLNTVPSHIYHILSENSTEIKNGIEIMTPFSSSDYQSRYLAFQLILGAPLVPSILLLIALCFCYESPRFYMRPGTPNYNLERAFEILRKVRKNELQATRDFFLIWWSIKTSAAKQEAKQYPLKTGQVKGERRDEDVDSGLTYMSRICVVLKLSGRQFRPLFNQRHLRNAMLSSCTVALAQQLCGINVFAFYSNELFSNYGVEKSMGYSFGFGGVNFFFALLAMRSIDIIGRRRWLLSTLPMMSVCLMASAIAYAVDGTTVTPRGAQASESIAGIVFIYLFAAAYSPGLGPIPFTLASESFPLSNREAGASVAISINLLFAGILTILIPSINREFKIEGTLGFFAGMNVVAFILVWLFVEETKRLPLEELEKVYDNPKFDFAKYQLFTRLLYHMKRLVSCFGDVEEPESFDEIVLRRRRAGDPADTSDDDVPQRSGTN